A window of the Helianthus annuus cultivar XRQ/B chromosome 4, HanXRQr2.0-SUNRISE, whole genome shotgun sequence genome harbors these coding sequences:
- the LOC110935597 gene encoding uncharacterized protein LOC110935597 isoform X5 produces the protein MLAVFRVEAALNFTIAYRISKSVPYFQWQKGYSCASNKMVGGNNNTRPKWRGVSVQACSAEVTDVDVNVEVKSQVQVHDGRLAESSSSKMASSSTDKHSISLEVGSSLFRFIKGKWGSTQAKIEEETGARLIFPPSRNDESLIIEGTSESVAKASERIQLLIDEVVKSPALDYSHFVSLPLALHPQFIDKLIGFQNSILGINDANSSEVLGGSSNNDGTNEDATKIPLVSYPPKSTSTSTSKPRTSTLSELGIDKSIFIKPQTFHLTVLMLKLWNKERVNAAAKIFKGIEADVMDALDGRPVFIKLKGLECMKGSFAKARVLYAPVEVVGGEDRLLGACKIITDAFIKGGLVLEKDAKNTLKLHATVMNVRQRKRKKDDRRKFDWFDARGIMEQYGSEEWGEYVLPELHLSQSDFCVHGKKLTCLLEKCL, from the exons ATGCTAGCAGTATTCAG AGTAGAAGCTGCTCTGAATTTCACAATCGCTTATCGGATATCGAAATCAGTGCCCTACTTTCAG TGGCAGAAAGGCTACTCGTGCGCTAGTAATAAGATGGTTGGTGGAAACAATAACACGAGGCCAAAATGGAGGGGGGTCTCTGTGCAGGCTTGTTCAGCAGAAG TGACAGATGTTGATGTCAATGTTGAGGTCAAAAGTCAAGTACAAGTCCATGATGGCCGTTTGGCTGAATCAAGTAGTAGCAAGATGGCGTCTTCTTCGACTGACAAACATTCAATCTCTTTGGAG GTAGGGTCTTCCTTGTTTCGCTTCATCAAAGGAAAATG GGGTTCTACGCAGGCGAAAATTGAAGAAGAAACGGGGGCGAGACTAATATTTCCACCATCAAGAAACGATGAATCATTAA TCATTGAAGGCACTTCTGAAAGCGTGGCTAAAGCTTCCGAAAGAATACAACTCCTAATTGATGAG GTTGTCAAAAGCCCGGCTCTTGACTACTCTCACTTCGTATCGCTTCCACTGGCTCTACATCCACAATTCATCGACAAACTTATCGGTTTTCAGAATTCTATACTAGGGATAAACGATGCAAACTCTAGTGAGGTTTTGGGTGGTAGTTCTAATAACGACGGTACAAATGAGGATGCCACTAAGATACCTCTCGTAAGTTACCCCCCTAAATCCACATCTACATCCACCTCAAAGCCAAGGACTTCTACATTATCCG AACTGGGAATAGATAAATCCATCTTTATTAAGCCACAGACATTTCACTTAACTGTGCTCATGCTGAAGTTGTGGAACAAGGAGAGAGTCAATGCTGCTGCTAAGATATTCAAG GGAATTGAAGCAGATGTAATGGATGCATTGGATGGCCGACCTGTATTTATTAAACTTAAGGGGTTG GAGTGCATGAAAGGTTCTTTTGCAAAGGCGCGTGTTCTCTATGCACCTGTTGAAGTAGTAGGTGGCGAGGATAGGCTTTTGGGTGCCTGCA AGATCATCACCGATGCTTTTATAAAAGGTGGACTTGTTCTTGAAAAAGACGCCAAAAATACATTGAAG TTGCATGCGACAGTGATGAATGTAAGGCAAAGGAAAAG GAAAAAAGATGACAGAAGAAAGTTTGACTGGTTTGATGCGCGAGGCATTATGGAGCAATATGGTTCAGAAGAATGGGGAGAATATGTTTTACCCGAACTTCATCTTTCGCAAAG TGACTTTTGCGTGCATGGGAAGAAGCTTACATGTTTATTAGAGAAATGCCTATAA
- the LOC110935597 gene encoding uncharacterized protein LOC110935597 isoform X8, protein MLAVFRVEAALNFTIAYRISKSVPYFQWQKGYSCASNKMVGGNNNTRPKWRGVSVQACSAEVTDVDVNVEVKSQVQVHDGRLAESSSSKMASSSTDKHSISLEVGSSLFRFIKGKWGSTQAKIEEETGARLIFPPSRNDESLIIEGTSESVAKASERIQLLIDEVVKSPALDYSHFVSLPLALHPQFIDKLIGFQNSILGINDANSSEVLGGSSNNDGTNEDATKIPLVSYPPKSTSTSTSKPRTSTLSELGIDKSIFIKPQTFHLTVLMLKLWNKERVNAAAKIFKGIEADVMDALDGRPVFIKLKGLECMKGSFAKARVLYAPVEVVGGEDRLLGACKIITDAFIKGGLVLEKDAKNTLKLHATVMNVRQRKRKKDDRRKFDWFDARGIMEQYGSEEWGEYVLPELHLSQRV, encoded by the exons ATGCTAGCAGTATTCAG AGTAGAAGCTGCTCTGAATTTCACAATCGCTTATCGGATATCGAAATCAGTGCCCTACTTTCAG TGGCAGAAAGGCTACTCGTGCGCTAGTAATAAGATGGTTGGTGGAAACAATAACACGAGGCCAAAATGGAGGGGGGTCTCTGTGCAGGCTTGTTCAGCAGAAG TGACAGATGTTGATGTCAATGTTGAGGTCAAAAGTCAAGTACAAGTCCATGATGGCCGTTTGGCTGAATCAAGTAGTAGCAAGATGGCGTCTTCTTCGACTGACAAACATTCAATCTCTTTGGAG GTAGGGTCTTCCTTGTTTCGCTTCATCAAAGGAAAATG GGGTTCTACGCAGGCGAAAATTGAAGAAGAAACGGGGGCGAGACTAATATTTCCACCATCAAGAAACGATGAATCATTAA TCATTGAAGGCACTTCTGAAAGCGTGGCTAAAGCTTCCGAAAGAATACAACTCCTAATTGATGAG GTTGTCAAAAGCCCGGCTCTTGACTACTCTCACTTCGTATCGCTTCCACTGGCTCTACATCCACAATTCATCGACAAACTTATCGGTTTTCAGAATTCTATACTAGGGATAAACGATGCAAACTCTAGTGAGGTTTTGGGTGGTAGTTCTAATAACGACGGTACAAATGAGGATGCCACTAAGATACCTCTCGTAAGTTACCCCCCTAAATCCACATCTACATCCACCTCAAAGCCAAGGACTTCTACATTATCCG AACTGGGAATAGATAAATCCATCTTTATTAAGCCACAGACATTTCACTTAACTGTGCTCATGCTGAAGTTGTGGAACAAGGAGAGAGTCAATGCTGCTGCTAAGATATTCAAG GGAATTGAAGCAGATGTAATGGATGCATTGGATGGCCGACCTGTATTTATTAAACTTAAGGGGTTG GAGTGCATGAAAGGTTCTTTTGCAAAGGCGCGTGTTCTCTATGCACCTGTTGAAGTAGTAGGTGGCGAGGATAGGCTTTTGGGTGCCTGCA AGATCATCACCGATGCTTTTATAAAAGGTGGACTTGTTCTTGAAAAAGACGCCAAAAATACATTGAAG TTGCATGCGACAGTGATGAATGTAAGGCAAAGGAAAAG GAAAAAAGATGACAGAAGAAAGTTTGACTGGTTTGATGCGCGAGGCATTATGGAGCAATATGGTTCAGAAGAATGGGGAGAATATGTTTTACCCGAACTTCATCTTTCGCAAAG ggtatAA
- the LOC110935597 gene encoding uncharacterized protein LOC110935597 isoform X7, translating to MLAVFRVEAALNFTIAYRISKSVPYFQWQKGYSCASNKMVGGNNNTRPKWRGVSVQACSAEDVDVNVEVKSQVQVHDGRLAESSSSKMASSSTDKHSISLEVGSSLFRFIKGKWGSTQAKIEEETGARLIFPPSRNDESLIIEGTSESVAKASERIQLLIDEVVKSPALDYSHFVSLPLALHPQFIDKLIGFQNSILGINDANSSEVLGGSSNNDGTNEDATKIPLVSYPPKSTSTSTSKPRTSTLSELGIDKSIFIKPQTFHLTVLMLKLWNKERVNAAAKIFKECMKGSFAKARVLYAPVEVVGGEDRLLGACKIITDAFIKGGLVLEKDAKNTLKLHATVMNVRQRKRKKDDRRKFDWFDARGIMEQYGSEEWGEYVLPELHLSQSSLVSLGDESDQRLNSEIGSSVKRLRRSLNDE from the exons ATGCTAGCAGTATTCAG AGTAGAAGCTGCTCTGAATTTCACAATCGCTTATCGGATATCGAAATCAGTGCCCTACTTTCAG TGGCAGAAAGGCTACTCGTGCGCTAGTAATAAGATGGTTGGTGGAAACAATAACACGAGGCCAAAATGGAGGGGGGTCTCTGTGCAGGCTTGTTCAGCAGAAG ATGTTGATGTCAATGTTGAGGTCAAAAGTCAAGTACAAGTCCATGATGGCCGTTTGGCTGAATCAAGTAGTAGCAAGATGGCGTCTTCTTCGACTGACAAACATTCAATCTCTTTGGAG GTAGGGTCTTCCTTGTTTCGCTTCATCAAAGGAAAATG GGGTTCTACGCAGGCGAAAATTGAAGAAGAAACGGGGGCGAGACTAATATTTCCACCATCAAGAAACGATGAATCATTAA TCATTGAAGGCACTTCTGAAAGCGTGGCTAAAGCTTCCGAAAGAATACAACTCCTAATTGATGAG GTTGTCAAAAGCCCGGCTCTTGACTACTCTCACTTCGTATCGCTTCCACTGGCTCTACATCCACAATTCATCGACAAACTTATCGGTTTTCAGAATTCTATACTAGGGATAAACGATGCAAACTCTAGTGAGGTTTTGGGTGGTAGTTCTAATAACGACGGTACAAATGAGGATGCCACTAAGATACCTCTCGTAAGTTACCCCCCTAAATCCACATCTACATCCACCTCAAAGCCAAGGACTTCTACATTATCCG AACTGGGAATAGATAAATCCATCTTTATTAAGCCACAGACATTTCACTTAACTGTGCTCATGCTGAAGTTGTGGAACAAGGAGAGAGTCAATGCTGCTGCTAAGATATTCAAG GAGTGCATGAAAGGTTCTTTTGCAAAGGCGCGTGTTCTCTATGCACCTGTTGAAGTAGTAGGTGGCGAGGATAGGCTTTTGGGTGCCTGCA AGATCATCACCGATGCTTTTATAAAAGGTGGACTTGTTCTTGAAAAAGACGCCAAAAATACATTGAAG TTGCATGCGACAGTGATGAATGTAAGGCAAAGGAAAAG GAAAAAAGATGACAGAAGAAAGTTTGACTGGTTTGATGCGCGAGGCATTATGGAGCAATATGGTTCAGAAGAATGGGGAGAATATGTTTTACCCGAACTTCATCTTTCGCAAAG CTCTCTAGTTTCCTTGGGAGACGAAAGTGATCAACGTCTGAATTCGGAAATCGGTTCTAGTGTTAAGAGGTTGCGGCGGAGTCTGAACGATGAATAG
- the LOC110935597 gene encoding uncharacterized protein LOC110935597 isoform X2, giving the protein MLAVFRVEAALNFTIAYRISKSVPYFQWQKGYSCASNKMVGGNNNTRPKWRGVSVQACSAEDVDVNVEVKSQVQVHDGRLAESSSSKMASSSTDKHSISLEVGSSLFRFIKGKWGSTQAKIEEETGARLIFPPSRNDESLIIEGTSESVAKASERIQLLIDEVVKSPALDYSHFVSLPLALHPQFIDKLIGFQNSILGINDANSSEVLGGSSNNDGTNEDATKIPLVSYPPKSTSTSTSKPRTSTLSELGIDKSIFIKPQTFHLTVLMLKLWNKERVNAAAKIFKGIEADVMDALDGRPVFIKLKGLECMKGSFAKARVLYAPVEVVGGEDRLLGACKIITDAFIKGGLVLEKDAKNTLKLHATVMNVRQRKRKKDDRRKFDWFDARGIMEQYGSEEWGEYVLPELHLSQSSLVSLGDESDQRLNSEIGSSVKRLRRSLNDE; this is encoded by the exons ATGCTAGCAGTATTCAG AGTAGAAGCTGCTCTGAATTTCACAATCGCTTATCGGATATCGAAATCAGTGCCCTACTTTCAG TGGCAGAAAGGCTACTCGTGCGCTAGTAATAAGATGGTTGGTGGAAACAATAACACGAGGCCAAAATGGAGGGGGGTCTCTGTGCAGGCTTGTTCAGCAGAAG ATGTTGATGTCAATGTTGAGGTCAAAAGTCAAGTACAAGTCCATGATGGCCGTTTGGCTGAATCAAGTAGTAGCAAGATGGCGTCTTCTTCGACTGACAAACATTCAATCTCTTTGGAG GTAGGGTCTTCCTTGTTTCGCTTCATCAAAGGAAAATG GGGTTCTACGCAGGCGAAAATTGAAGAAGAAACGGGGGCGAGACTAATATTTCCACCATCAAGAAACGATGAATCATTAA TCATTGAAGGCACTTCTGAAAGCGTGGCTAAAGCTTCCGAAAGAATACAACTCCTAATTGATGAG GTTGTCAAAAGCCCGGCTCTTGACTACTCTCACTTCGTATCGCTTCCACTGGCTCTACATCCACAATTCATCGACAAACTTATCGGTTTTCAGAATTCTATACTAGGGATAAACGATGCAAACTCTAGTGAGGTTTTGGGTGGTAGTTCTAATAACGACGGTACAAATGAGGATGCCACTAAGATACCTCTCGTAAGTTACCCCCCTAAATCCACATCTACATCCACCTCAAAGCCAAGGACTTCTACATTATCCG AACTGGGAATAGATAAATCCATCTTTATTAAGCCACAGACATTTCACTTAACTGTGCTCATGCTGAAGTTGTGGAACAAGGAGAGAGTCAATGCTGCTGCTAAGATATTCAAG GGAATTGAAGCAGATGTAATGGATGCATTGGATGGCCGACCTGTATTTATTAAACTTAAGGGGTTG GAGTGCATGAAAGGTTCTTTTGCAAAGGCGCGTGTTCTCTATGCACCTGTTGAAGTAGTAGGTGGCGAGGATAGGCTTTTGGGTGCCTGCA AGATCATCACCGATGCTTTTATAAAAGGTGGACTTGTTCTTGAAAAAGACGCCAAAAATACATTGAAG TTGCATGCGACAGTGATGAATGTAAGGCAAAGGAAAAG GAAAAAAGATGACAGAAGAAAGTTTGACTGGTTTGATGCGCGAGGCATTATGGAGCAATATGGTTCAGAAGAATGGGGAGAATATGTTTTACCCGAACTTCATCTTTCGCAAAG CTCTCTAGTTTCCTTGGGAGACGAAAGTGATCAACGTCTGAATTCGGAAATCGGTTCTAGTGTTAAGAGGTTGCGGCGGAGTCTGAACGATGAATAG
- the LOC110935597 gene encoding uncharacterized protein LOC110935597 isoform X1, producing MLAVFRVEAALNFTIAYRISKSVPYFQWQKGYSCASNKMVGGNNNTRPKWRGVSVQACSAEVTDVDVNVEVKSQVQVHDGRLAESSSSKMASSSTDKHSISLEVGSSLFRFIKGKWGSTQAKIEEETGARLIFPPSRNDESLIIEGTSESVAKASERIQLLIDEVVKSPALDYSHFVSLPLALHPQFIDKLIGFQNSILGINDANSSEVLGGSSNNDGTNEDATKIPLVSYPPKSTSTSTSKPRTSTLSELGIDKSIFIKPQTFHLTVLMLKLWNKERVNAAAKIFKGIEADVMDALDGRPVFIKLKGLECMKGSFAKARVLYAPVEVVGGEDRLLGACKIITDAFIKGGLVLEKDAKNTLKLHATVMNVRQRKRKKDDRRKFDWFDARGIMEQYGSEEWGEYVLPELHLSQSSLVSLGDESDQRLNSEIGSSVKRLRRSLNDE from the exons ATGCTAGCAGTATTCAG AGTAGAAGCTGCTCTGAATTTCACAATCGCTTATCGGATATCGAAATCAGTGCCCTACTTTCAG TGGCAGAAAGGCTACTCGTGCGCTAGTAATAAGATGGTTGGTGGAAACAATAACACGAGGCCAAAATGGAGGGGGGTCTCTGTGCAGGCTTGTTCAGCAGAAG TGACAGATGTTGATGTCAATGTTGAGGTCAAAAGTCAAGTACAAGTCCATGATGGCCGTTTGGCTGAATCAAGTAGTAGCAAGATGGCGTCTTCTTCGACTGACAAACATTCAATCTCTTTGGAG GTAGGGTCTTCCTTGTTTCGCTTCATCAAAGGAAAATG GGGTTCTACGCAGGCGAAAATTGAAGAAGAAACGGGGGCGAGACTAATATTTCCACCATCAAGAAACGATGAATCATTAA TCATTGAAGGCACTTCTGAAAGCGTGGCTAAAGCTTCCGAAAGAATACAACTCCTAATTGATGAG GTTGTCAAAAGCCCGGCTCTTGACTACTCTCACTTCGTATCGCTTCCACTGGCTCTACATCCACAATTCATCGACAAACTTATCGGTTTTCAGAATTCTATACTAGGGATAAACGATGCAAACTCTAGTGAGGTTTTGGGTGGTAGTTCTAATAACGACGGTACAAATGAGGATGCCACTAAGATACCTCTCGTAAGTTACCCCCCTAAATCCACATCTACATCCACCTCAAAGCCAAGGACTTCTACATTATCCG AACTGGGAATAGATAAATCCATCTTTATTAAGCCACAGACATTTCACTTAACTGTGCTCATGCTGAAGTTGTGGAACAAGGAGAGAGTCAATGCTGCTGCTAAGATATTCAAG GGAATTGAAGCAGATGTAATGGATGCATTGGATGGCCGACCTGTATTTATTAAACTTAAGGGGTTG GAGTGCATGAAAGGTTCTTTTGCAAAGGCGCGTGTTCTCTATGCACCTGTTGAAGTAGTAGGTGGCGAGGATAGGCTTTTGGGTGCCTGCA AGATCATCACCGATGCTTTTATAAAAGGTGGACTTGTTCTTGAAAAAGACGCCAAAAATACATTGAAG TTGCATGCGACAGTGATGAATGTAAGGCAAAGGAAAAG GAAAAAAGATGACAGAAGAAAGTTTGACTGGTTTGATGCGCGAGGCATTATGGAGCAATATGGTTCAGAAGAATGGGGAGAATATGTTTTACCCGAACTTCATCTTTCGCAAAG CTCTCTAGTTTCCTTGGGAGACGAAAGTGATCAACGTCTGAATTCGGAAATCGGTTCTAGTGTTAAGAGGTTGCGGCGGAGTCTGAACGATGAATAG
- the LOC110935597 gene encoding uncharacterized protein LOC110935597 isoform X6, translating into MLAVFRVEAALNFTIAYRISKSVPYFQWQKGYSCASNKMVGGNNNTRPKWRGVSVQACSAEVTDVDVNVEVKSQVQVHDGRLAESSSSKMASSSTDKHSISLEVGSSLFRFIKGKWGSTQAKIEEETGARLIFPPSRNDESLIIEGTSESVAKASERIQLLIDEVVKSPALDYSHFVSLPLALHPQFIDKLIGFQNSILGINDANSSEVLGGSSNNDGTNEDATKIPLVSYPPKSTSTSTSKPRTSTLSELGIDKSIFIKPQTFHLTVLMLKLWNKERVNAAAKIFKECMKGSFAKARVLYAPVEVVGGEDRLLGACKIITDAFIKGGLVLEKDAKNTLKLHATVMNVRQRKRKKDDRRKFDWFDARGIMEQYGSEEWGEYVLPELHLSQSSLVSLGDESDQRLNSEIGSSVKRLRRSLNDE; encoded by the exons ATGCTAGCAGTATTCAG AGTAGAAGCTGCTCTGAATTTCACAATCGCTTATCGGATATCGAAATCAGTGCCCTACTTTCAG TGGCAGAAAGGCTACTCGTGCGCTAGTAATAAGATGGTTGGTGGAAACAATAACACGAGGCCAAAATGGAGGGGGGTCTCTGTGCAGGCTTGTTCAGCAGAAG TGACAGATGTTGATGTCAATGTTGAGGTCAAAAGTCAAGTACAAGTCCATGATGGCCGTTTGGCTGAATCAAGTAGTAGCAAGATGGCGTCTTCTTCGACTGACAAACATTCAATCTCTTTGGAG GTAGGGTCTTCCTTGTTTCGCTTCATCAAAGGAAAATG GGGTTCTACGCAGGCGAAAATTGAAGAAGAAACGGGGGCGAGACTAATATTTCCACCATCAAGAAACGATGAATCATTAA TCATTGAAGGCACTTCTGAAAGCGTGGCTAAAGCTTCCGAAAGAATACAACTCCTAATTGATGAG GTTGTCAAAAGCCCGGCTCTTGACTACTCTCACTTCGTATCGCTTCCACTGGCTCTACATCCACAATTCATCGACAAACTTATCGGTTTTCAGAATTCTATACTAGGGATAAACGATGCAAACTCTAGTGAGGTTTTGGGTGGTAGTTCTAATAACGACGGTACAAATGAGGATGCCACTAAGATACCTCTCGTAAGTTACCCCCCTAAATCCACATCTACATCCACCTCAAAGCCAAGGACTTCTACATTATCCG AACTGGGAATAGATAAATCCATCTTTATTAAGCCACAGACATTTCACTTAACTGTGCTCATGCTGAAGTTGTGGAACAAGGAGAGAGTCAATGCTGCTGCTAAGATATTCAAG GAGTGCATGAAAGGTTCTTTTGCAAAGGCGCGTGTTCTCTATGCACCTGTTGAAGTAGTAGGTGGCGAGGATAGGCTTTTGGGTGCCTGCA AGATCATCACCGATGCTTTTATAAAAGGTGGACTTGTTCTTGAAAAAGACGCCAAAAATACATTGAAG TTGCATGCGACAGTGATGAATGTAAGGCAAAGGAAAAG GAAAAAAGATGACAGAAGAAAGTTTGACTGGTTTGATGCGCGAGGCATTATGGAGCAATATGGTTCAGAAGAATGGGGAGAATATGTTTTACCCGAACTTCATCTTTCGCAAAG CTCTCTAGTTTCCTTGGGAGACGAAAGTGATCAACGTCTGAATTCGGAAATCGGTTCTAGTGTTAAGAGGTTGCGGCGGAGTCTGAACGATGAATAG
- the LOC110935597 gene encoding uncharacterized protein LOC110935597 isoform X4: MLAVFRVEAALNFTIAYRISKSVPYFQWQKGYSCASNKMVGGNNNTRPKWRGVSVQACSAEDVDVNVEVKSQVQVHDGRLAESSSSKMASSSTDKHSISLEVGSSLFRFIKGKWGSTQAKIEEETGARLIFPPSRNDESLIIEGTSESVAKASERIQLLIDEVVKSPALDYSHFVSLPLALHPQFIDKLIGFQNSILGINDANSSEVLGGSSNNDGTNEDATKIPLVSYPPKSTSTSTSKPRTSTLSELGIDKSIFIKPQTFHLTVLMLKLWNKERVNAAAKIFKGIEADVMDALDGRPVFIKLKGLECMKGSFAKARVLYAPVEVVGGEDRLLGACKIITDAFIKGGLVLEKDAKNTLKLHATVMNVRQRKRKKDDRRKFDWFDARGIMEQYGSEEWGEYVLPELHLSQRFVYDESGYYHCCASFPLPKNTQAD; encoded by the exons ATGCTAGCAGTATTCAG AGTAGAAGCTGCTCTGAATTTCACAATCGCTTATCGGATATCGAAATCAGTGCCCTACTTTCAG TGGCAGAAAGGCTACTCGTGCGCTAGTAATAAGATGGTTGGTGGAAACAATAACACGAGGCCAAAATGGAGGGGGGTCTCTGTGCAGGCTTGTTCAGCAGAAG ATGTTGATGTCAATGTTGAGGTCAAAAGTCAAGTACAAGTCCATGATGGCCGTTTGGCTGAATCAAGTAGTAGCAAGATGGCGTCTTCTTCGACTGACAAACATTCAATCTCTTTGGAG GTAGGGTCTTCCTTGTTTCGCTTCATCAAAGGAAAATG GGGTTCTACGCAGGCGAAAATTGAAGAAGAAACGGGGGCGAGACTAATATTTCCACCATCAAGAAACGATGAATCATTAA TCATTGAAGGCACTTCTGAAAGCGTGGCTAAAGCTTCCGAAAGAATACAACTCCTAATTGATGAG GTTGTCAAAAGCCCGGCTCTTGACTACTCTCACTTCGTATCGCTTCCACTGGCTCTACATCCACAATTCATCGACAAACTTATCGGTTTTCAGAATTCTATACTAGGGATAAACGATGCAAACTCTAGTGAGGTTTTGGGTGGTAGTTCTAATAACGACGGTACAAATGAGGATGCCACTAAGATACCTCTCGTAAGTTACCCCCCTAAATCCACATCTACATCCACCTCAAAGCCAAGGACTTCTACATTATCCG AACTGGGAATAGATAAATCCATCTTTATTAAGCCACAGACATTTCACTTAACTGTGCTCATGCTGAAGTTGTGGAACAAGGAGAGAGTCAATGCTGCTGCTAAGATATTCAAG GGAATTGAAGCAGATGTAATGGATGCATTGGATGGCCGACCTGTATTTATTAAACTTAAGGGGTTG GAGTGCATGAAAGGTTCTTTTGCAAAGGCGCGTGTTCTCTATGCACCTGTTGAAGTAGTAGGTGGCGAGGATAGGCTTTTGGGTGCCTGCA AGATCATCACCGATGCTTTTATAAAAGGTGGACTTGTTCTTGAAAAAGACGCCAAAAATACATTGAAG TTGCATGCGACAGTGATGAATGTAAGGCAAAGGAAAAG GAAAAAAGATGACAGAAGAAAGTTTGACTGGTTTGATGCGCGAGGCATTATGGAGCAATATGGTTCAGAAGAATGGGGAGAATATGTTTTACCCGAACTTCATCTTTCGCAAAGGTTTGTGTATGACGAAAGTGGTTATTACCATTGTTGTGCTTCTTTTCCCCTCCCTAAAAACACGCAAGCCGATTAG
- the LOC110935597 gene encoding uncharacterized protein LOC110935597 isoform X10 translates to MVGGNNNTRPKWRGVSVQACSAEDVDVNVEVKSQVQVHDGRLAESSSSKMASSSTDKHSISLEVGSSLFRFIKGKWGSTQAKIEEETGARLIFPPSRNDESLIIEGTSESVAKASERIQLLIDEVVKSPALDYSHFVSLPLALHPQFIDKLIGFQNSILGINDANSSEVLGGSSNNDGTNEDATKIPLVSYPPKSTSTSTSKPRTSTLSELGIDKSIFIKPQTFHLTVLMLKLWNKERVNAAAKIFKGIEADVMDALDGRPVFIKLKGLECMKGSFAKARVLYAPVEVVGGEDRLLGACKIITDAFIKGGLVLEKDAKNTLKLHATVMNVRQRKRKKDDRRKFDWFDARGIMEQYGSEEWGEYVLPELHLSQRFVYDESGYYHCCASFPLPKNTQAD, encoded by the exons ATGGTTGGTGGAAACAATAACACGAGGCCAAAATGGAGGGGGGTCTCTGTGCAGGCTTGTTCAGCAGAAG ATGTTGATGTCAATGTTGAGGTCAAAAGTCAAGTACAAGTCCATGATGGCCGTTTGGCTGAATCAAGTAGTAGCAAGATGGCGTCTTCTTCGACTGACAAACATTCAATCTCTTTGGAG GTAGGGTCTTCCTTGTTTCGCTTCATCAAAGGAAAATG GGGTTCTACGCAGGCGAAAATTGAAGAAGAAACGGGGGCGAGACTAATATTTCCACCATCAAGAAACGATGAATCATTAA TCATTGAAGGCACTTCTGAAAGCGTGGCTAAAGCTTCCGAAAGAATACAACTCCTAATTGATGAG GTTGTCAAAAGCCCGGCTCTTGACTACTCTCACTTCGTATCGCTTCCACTGGCTCTACATCCACAATTCATCGACAAACTTATCGGTTTTCAGAATTCTATACTAGGGATAAACGATGCAAACTCTAGTGAGGTTTTGGGTGGTAGTTCTAATAACGACGGTACAAATGAGGATGCCACTAAGATACCTCTCGTAAGTTACCCCCCTAAATCCACATCTACATCCACCTCAAAGCCAAGGACTTCTACATTATCCG AACTGGGAATAGATAAATCCATCTTTATTAAGCCACAGACATTTCACTTAACTGTGCTCATGCTGAAGTTGTGGAACAAGGAGAGAGTCAATGCTGCTGCTAAGATATTCAAG GGAATTGAAGCAGATGTAATGGATGCATTGGATGGCCGACCTGTATTTATTAAACTTAAGGGGTTG GAGTGCATGAAAGGTTCTTTTGCAAAGGCGCGTGTTCTCTATGCACCTGTTGAAGTAGTAGGTGGCGAGGATAGGCTTTTGGGTGCCTGCA AGATCATCACCGATGCTTTTATAAAAGGTGGACTTGTTCTTGAAAAAGACGCCAAAAATACATTGAAG TTGCATGCGACAGTGATGAATGTAAGGCAAAGGAAAAG GAAAAAAGATGACAGAAGAAAGTTTGACTGGTTTGATGCGCGAGGCATTATGGAGCAATATGGTTCAGAAGAATGGGGAGAATATGTTTTACCCGAACTTCATCTTTCGCAAAGGTTTGTGTATGACGAAAGTGGTTATTACCATTGTTGTGCTTCTTTTCCCCTCCCTAAAAACACGCAAGCCGATTAG